In the genome of Candidatus Binataceae bacterium, one region contains:
- a CDS encoding carboxymuconolactone decarboxylase family protein encodes MNPTTQQSRIPQIDPERASEKTKRLLGRVRTKLGLIPNLFRVLANAPVALEGYLNFSEALAGGALDNKMREQIALAVAESNLCPYCRSAHAFLGEKAGLSTEEIADAIRARAADRRTDAVLKLARIIIVQRGEVSDAELQRARAAGLTDGELVETVANIALNIFTNYINHVARTAIDFPEAKALGAAEESET; translated from the coding sequence GTGAACCCCACCACCCAGCAGAGCCGTATCCCGCAAATCGATCCGGAGCGTGCCAGCGAAAAAACCAAGCGATTGCTTGGACGAGTGCGGACGAAACTCGGCCTGATTCCAAATCTGTTTCGCGTCCTCGCGAATGCACCGGTGGCGCTGGAGGGTTATCTCAATTTCAGTGAGGCGCTGGCCGGCGGAGCGCTCGACAACAAAATGCGCGAGCAAATCGCCCTGGCAGTGGCCGAAAGCAATCTCTGTCCGTACTGTCGCAGCGCACACGCGTTTCTGGGTGAGAAGGCCGGGCTTTCCACCGAGGAAATCGCAGACGCGATCCGCGCCAGGGCAGCGGATCGTCGCACCGATGCGGTTCTGAAGCTCGCGCGAATCATCATCGTTCAGCGAGGTGAGGTCAGCGACGCGGAGCTCCAACGCGCCAGGGCTGCGGGTCTGACCGACGGGGAGCTCGTCGAGACGGTCGCCAACATCGCGCTAAACATCTTCACCAACTACATAAACCATGTCGCGCGCACGGCGATCGATTTCCCGGAAGCAAAAGCCTTGGGTGCCGCGGAAGAATCGGAGACGTAA